The following are from one region of the Deltaproteobacteria bacterium genome:
- a CDS encoding ABC transporter permease, producing MSSKLNMFNNITTIEPKKGWIPVNFREIWQFRELLYFLAWRDVKVKYKQTAIGVIWVIIQPFLTMTVLSVIFGRFGKIPSDGVPYPIFVFIGLLPWQYFASVLGQSTTSVVAGGNMVTKVYFPRLIMPASTAIAALLDLFIASLILLLMMVYYEVSISFGLLLVPFLVMLVIMNAVGFGMWFSALNVRYRDVQHAIPFLIQIWMFATPVIYPGSMLNEKYAWILALNPMGGIIEAFRPAVLGNAPIPWEQLGISAAVGFLVLVGGMLYFRKVERYFADVI from the coding sequence ATGTCAAGCAAATTAAATATGTTCAATAATATTACAACTATAGAGCCGAAAAAAGGTTGGATACCTGTTAACTTTAGGGAGATATGGCAGTTTCGAGAGTTACTCTATTTTCTTGCCTGGCGTGATGTAAAGGTCAAGTACAAGCAGACTGCCATAGGCGTTATATGGGTCATAATACAGCCATTTTTGACAATGACTGTATTATCCGTCATATTCGGAAGGTTTGGCAAGATCCCCTCAGATGGTGTCCCATATCCCATATTTGTTTTTATTGGTCTTCTCCCGTGGCAGTATTTTGCATCTGTACTGGGACAGTCCACGACTTCTGTGGTGGCGGGCGGAAATATGGTAACCAAGGTATATTTTCCAAGGCTTATCATGCCGGCCAGCACCGCCATTGCAGCCCTCCTGGACCTCTTTATCGCCTCTCTTATACTCCTTTTAATGATGGTCTATTATGAGGTGAGCATAAGTTTCGGCCTGCTGCTTGTTCCATTTCTGGTGATGCTTGTCATCATGAATGCCGTGGGCTTCGGTATGTGGTTTTCCGCTCTTAATGTAAGGTACAGGGATGTTCAGCATGCAATCCCCTTTCTCATTCAAATATGGATGTTTGCCACACCGGTTATTTATCCCGGCAGCATGTTAAACGAAAAGTATGCATGGATACTTGCGCTTAACCCTATGGGAGGCATCATAGAGGCCTTTAGGCCCGCTGTATTGGGTAATGCTCCGATTCCGTGGGAGCAACTCGGCATATCGGCAGCAGTCGGTTTTCTGGTTTTGGTTGGCGGGATGTTGTATTTTAGAAAGGTAGAACGGTATTTCGCTGATGTAATTTAG
- the thiC gene encoding phosphomethylpyrimidine synthase ThiC, whose protein sequence is MTQLIEARKGNITAEMKEVALQEGLDPEFIRQGIADGNIVVCRNNKHKSVPPLGIGKGLKTKVNANIGTSRDIKELDCELEKLRVAVKAGADAVMDLSTGGDVDLVRQRVMKESAVIIGTVPLYQAALETFNSGRPIFQMTEDEIFAGIEKHLEDGVDFITVHCGVTRESVSRLRAEGRVMDVVSRGGAFLTEWIQKNKKENPLFEQYDRLLDLAKKYDAVLSLGDGFRPGCIADATDRGQIQELLILGELTERAWEAGVQVMIEGPGHVPINQVEANILLQKRLCHGAPFYVLGPLVTDIAPGYDHITSAIGGSIAAAAGADFLCYVTPAEHLRLPTVEDVHEGVMGVRIAAHAGDLAKGVKGAWDKDLNMSKKRKALDWEGQIEACLDPEKAKRLRDSAIPMDAEDACTMCAALCSMKLMNQDKEEGNLTSEQG, encoded by the coding sequence ATGACACAGTTAATAGAGGCCCGGAAAGGCAATATTACGGCCGAAATGAAAGAAGTTGCTCTTCAGGAAGGGCTTGATCCTGAATTTATAAGACAAGGTATCGCTGACGGGAACATTGTCGTATGCAGAAATAATAAGCACAAATCAGTCCCTCCTCTCGGTATAGGCAAGGGTCTTAAAACGAAGGTAAATGCAAATATCGGCACATCAAGGGACATTAAGGAACTCGATTGCGAACTTGAAAAGCTGAGAGTAGCCGTCAAGGCGGGAGCTGATGCTGTTATGGACCTTTCTACAGGGGGTGATGTAGACCTTGTTCGTCAGAGAGTGATGAAGGAATCTGCTGTTATTATCGGAACGGTTCCCCTCTACCAGGCAGCGCTGGAGACCTTTAATTCGGGGCGGCCTATATTCCAGATGACTGAGGATGAGATCTTTGCCGGTATAGAAAAACACCTGGAAGACGGTGTCGATTTTATTACTGTTCATTGTGGTGTTACAAGAGAATCTGTCAGTCGATTGAGGGCCGAAGGAAGAGTAATGGATGTGGTCAGCCGTGGTGGCGCCTTTTTAACGGAATGGATTCAGAAGAATAAAAAGGAAAATCCTCTTTTCGAGCAATATGACAGACTTCTAGATCTTGCCAAAAAGTATGACGCCGTGCTCTCCCTTGGCGATGGTTTCAGGCCTGGCTGCATTGCCGATGCAACGGACAGGGGGCAGATCCAGGAACTACTCATATTGGGTGAACTCACGGAAAGGGCCTGGGAGGCCGGTGTTCAGGTGATGATCGAAGGGCCGGGGCATGTGCCCATTAACCAGGTGGAGGCCAATATTCTCCTGCAAAAGAGGCTTTGCCACGGCGCTCCATTTTATGTTCTCGGCCCGCTGGTTACGGATATTGCCCCAGGGTACGACCATATAACCTCAGCCATAGGCGGAAGTATTGCTGCTGCTGCCGGGGCTGACTTTCTCTGTTATGTTACCCCTGCCGAGCACCTCAGGCTTCCTACTGTCGAGGATGTTCATGAAGGGGTCATGGGTGTCAGAATTGCCGCCCATGCCGGTGATCTTGCAAAAGGGGTGAAAGGCGCCTGGGACAAGGACCTGAATATGTCCAAAAAGCGCAAGGCCCTCGACTGGGAAGGCCAGATCGAAGCCTGCCTCGATCCCGAAAAGGCAAAACGTTTGCGTGACTCTGCTATCCCCATGGATGCGGAAGATGCCTGCACCATGTGTGCTGCCTTATGCTCCATGAAACTCATGAACCAGGACAAGGAAGAAGGGAATCTTACCTCAGAGCAAGGGTGA
- the thiE gene encoding thiamine phosphate synthase, producing MTGSIKELPVLYLISDRLQSKNRPLAEVIEASLKGGVRMVQLREKDLPVRDLLRLALEIKGLTVAYGAKLLVNDRIDVALAVEAEGVHLPASSFSVEDARSVLGDDKIIGFSAHSIDEAKEAKSAGADFVTFSPVYYTPSKAAYGEPQGLDRLKEVRDAINIPVYGLGGINVDNIKEVIRAGAHGVALISAIIGAKDIQGESERLVDLASSKRLN from the coding sequence ATGACGGGATCAATTAAAGAACTGCCGGTCCTTTACCTTATATCAGACAGGTTACAGAGCAAAAACAGGCCGCTTGCTGAAGTGATAGAGGCGTCGCTAAAAGGTGGCGTCAGGATGGTCCAGTTGAGAGAAAAGGACCTCCCGGTACGGGACCTGTTAAGACTTGCGCTGGAAATAAAGGGCCTAACTGTAGCATACGGCGCAAAGCTGCTCGTTAATGACCGCATCGATGTTGCGCTGGCAGTCGAAGCAGAGGGGGTCCACTTGCCGGCAAGCTCTTTCTCTGTTGAAGATGCAAGATCGGTTCTGGGAGATGATAAAATTATCGGCTTTTCTGCCCATTCAATTGATGAAGCAAAAGAGGCAAAAAGCGCGGGGGCCGACTTTGTTACCTTCAGCCCTGTTTATTATACGCCTTCCAAGGCTGCTTATGGAGAGCCGCAGGGGCTTGACAGGCTAAAAGAGGTGAGGGACGCTATTAACATTCCTGTTTATGGGCTCGGAGGGATAAATGTTGACAATATTAAGGAAGTAATTCGGGCAGGCGCACATGGCGTGGCGCTTATATCGGCCATCATTGGAGCGAAAGATATTCAAGGAGAGTCAGAAAGGTTGGTTGACCTGGCTTCTTCTAAACGACTTAACTAA
- a CDS encoding ABC transporter ATP-binding protein, whose protein sequence is MSSIIKVENISKSYRIGKKVSYGSLRDEIMQTITALFKRHSMDDVEDNKIWALKDVSFEVKEGEVLGIIGKNGAGKSTLLKILSRITEPTSGRIAMRGRVVSLLEVGTGFHPELTGRENIYLNGAILGMTKKEIHSKFDEIVAFAEIEKFLDTPVKRYSSGMYVRLAFAVAAHLEPEILIVDEVLAVGDAAFQKKCLGKMGDVGKEGRTVLFVSHNMGAVKSLCSSALFISEGKLMAQGAVGHTIEQYFVTVAGEVADEGVVNWPDSETAPGGKEMRLVSIRLLDRENRPGSNFDTGKAISVEITYRLFEKIRGMRLILQLINSEGVIAFTSTDEDLRSDENSPGLYRTVCTIPGGLLNSGLYFVLIHSGCPGVKVLVCGKELIRFHAEKTGQHGSLYPEKWLGVIAPKLEWKTEVL, encoded by the coding sequence ATGAGTTCGATTATAAAGGTAGAAAACATATCCAAGTCCTATCGTATAGGCAAAAAGGTGTCCTATGGTTCTCTGCGAGATGAGATAATGCAGACGATTACGGCACTCTTCAAACGTCATTCAATGGATGACGTGGAAGATAACAAAATCTGGGCACTCAAAGATGTCTCCTTCGAGGTAAAGGAGGGGGAGGTGCTCGGGATCATCGGCAAAAACGGTGCGGGTAAGAGTACTCTATTGAAAATACTTTCCAGGATAACGGAGCCTACATCGGGCAGAATTGCAATGAGGGGTCGGGTAGTCAGTCTTCTGGAGGTGGGGACGGGATTTCATCCCGAATTAACAGGACGGGAAAACATTTATCTAAACGGTGCAATTTTGGGGATGACAAAGAAAGAGATCCATTCTAAATTTGATGAGATAGTTGCCTTTGCCGAAATAGAAAAATTTCTGGATACTCCCGTCAAGCGTTACTCAAGCGGCATGTATGTGAGGCTTGCTTTTGCAGTGGCGGCTCATCTTGAGCCTGAAATACTTATTGTCGATGAGGTTCTTGCCGTAGGTGATGCTGCTTTCCAGAAGAAATGTTTGGGAAAAATGGGTGATGTAGGGAAAGAAGGGAGAACAGTTCTCTTTGTTAGTCACAACATGGGAGCGGTTAAATCATTATGTAGTTCAGCTTTATTTATTTCCGAGGGAAAGCTTATGGCACAAGGGGCTGTAGGTCATACAATTGAGCAATACTTTGTTACTGTGGCAGGTGAAGTTGCTGATGAAGGGGTGGTGAACTGGCCTGACTCGGAGACAGCACCTGGCGGTAAAGAAATGCGACTTGTTTCCATCAGGCTCCTTGATAGGGAAAATAGACCTGGTAGTAATTTCGACACCGGAAAAGCGATCAGTGTAGAAATAACTTACAGGCTTTTTGAGAAAATCAGAGGGATGAGACTCATTCTTCAGTTGATAAACTCTGAAGGTGTAATTGCTTTTACATCGACGGACGAGGACCTTCGTAGCGATGAAAACAGCCCAGGGCTTTACCGTACTGTCTGCACAATCCCAGGTGGTCTCCTAAATTCAGGACTTTATTTTGTGCTCATCCATTCAGGTTGTCCCGGTGTGAAGGTTCTGGTCTGCGGGAAGGAATTAATACGGTTCCATGCCGAAAAGACAGGCCAGCATGGTTCCCTTTACCCAGAGAAGTGGCTCGGTGTGATTGCACCCAAACTTGAGTGGAAAACGG
- a CDS encoding decaprenyl-phosphate phosphoribosyltransferase, with amino-acid sequence MFKYLSLFRPHQWIKNLLILFPPLFGGTIASADVILRIFPALAAFSLAASCSYIINDIWDAEADRNHVSKKNRLIAQREIAIPVAGLLAFLLFTLSFSLSALVSNLFWLYLAAYLAISLSYTFFLKNVVIVDVFLISAGFLVRVLSGGEAFGIEVSKWLFMTVFMVSLFLAAGKRAGEMISMGKDAVIHRKSLSAYSSSFLEGTLWFSASASLVTYALYTIEERGELFYTVPLAAFGMLRYIFIVKEGKGDPTDALLKDWQIMFTGVIWLVVIGFIIYR; translated from the coding sequence ATGTTCAAATATCTATCACTTTTCCGGCCTCATCAATGGATAAAAAACCTTCTTATCCTTTTTCCCCCTCTCTTTGGCGGGACAATTGCCTCAGCAGATGTCATTTTAAGGATATTTCCGGCATTGGCTGCATTCAGCCTTGCTGCCAGCTGCAGCTATATTATTAATGATATATGGGATGCCGAAGCAGACAGGAACCATGTGTCGAAAAAAAATCGCTTAATAGCTCAGAGGGAAATAGCTATACCTGTAGCAGGACTCCTGGCGTTTTTGCTCTTCACCCTCTCTTTTTCTTTGTCTGCTCTTGTTTCAAACCTCTTCTGGCTCTATTTGGCGGCCTATCTTGCAATATCACTCTCCTATACCTTCTTCCTTAAGAACGTTGTAATAGTCGATGTATTTCTTATTTCAGCCGGTTTTCTGGTCAGAGTTCTCTCTGGTGGTGAGGCATTCGGGATTGAAGTTTCCAAATGGCTCTTTATGACCGTATTTATGGTTTCCCTATTCCTGGCGGCAGGCAAGAGAGCAGGGGAGATGATATCTATGGGTAAAGATGCCGTCATTCACAGGAAGAGCCTCTCTGCTTACAGTTCCTCATTTCTGGAGGGGACCCTGTGGTTTTCCGCCTCCGCTTCTCTTGTAACCTATGCCCTCTATACCATTGAAGAGAGAGGCGAATTGTTTTACACTGTTCCTTTAGCAGCTTTTGGCATGCTAAGGTATATTTTCATTGTAAAAGAAGGCAAGGGAGACCCTACGGATGCCCTTTTAAAGGATTGGCAAATAATGTTCACCGGTGTAATCTGGCTGGTGGTTATAGGATTCATTATTTACAGATGA